The Phycisphaerales bacterium genome includes a region encoding these proteins:
- a CDS encoding AAA family ATPase, which translates to MKNRTELERLLRYGHPCISICTFEEEHALTLVRDTALTIGRPLWMWSLGGGVQDGLLDRGRTVPATDAPLAALAHFAELQGAPLCVMLDLAAHLREERVLRTLRNTLRHIERNGTQLILIDHSEELPPVLREYVTTFILPLPDEEELERILRQTLREAHRASPIEIDITRHGLKLITRNLLGLTRRQAMRIIADAVADDRRFDEADINTVLVRKRQTLYQTGLLEYVEAPVSLDEIGGLARLKHWLAQRQHALSDAARDFGLGHPRGVLMLGVQGAGKSLCAKAIATAWQRPLLRMDVGALYDRYVGESERRLRDAFRQAEAMAPLILWIDEIEKAFASAASRSTDGGLSQRMFGALLTWMQEHRAPVFLVATANDIEALPPELLRKGRFDEIFFVDLPTRATREQIFAIHLRKRNRDPARFDVAELAAATEGFSGAEIEQAIVAALHTAFDQQSELTTDHIRTVLVDSPPLSVTMAERVAALRAWAEGRCLPAD; encoded by the coding sequence ATGAAGAACCGCACCGAACTCGAACGGCTGCTGCGCTACGGACACCCGTGCATCTCGATCTGCACGTTCGAGGAAGAGCACGCGCTGACACTGGTGCGTGATACCGCGCTGACCATCGGTCGTCCGCTGTGGATGTGGTCACTCGGTGGGGGCGTTCAGGATGGCCTGTTGGACCGTGGCCGGACCGTGCCCGCGACGGACGCACCGCTGGCGGCGTTGGCACACTTTGCGGAGCTGCAGGGGGCACCGCTCTGCGTCATGCTCGACCTCGCCGCGCATCTGCGGGAAGAACGTGTGCTGCGGACACTTCGGAACACCCTCCGGCACATCGAGCGCAACGGCACCCAACTCATTCTCATCGATCACTCGGAAGAACTGCCACCCGTGTTGCGTGAATACGTGACAACGTTCATCTTGCCCTTGCCGGATGAGGAGGAGTTGGAGCGCATCCTGCGACAAACGCTGCGGGAGGCACACCGCGCCAGCCCGATCGAGATCGACATCACGCGCCATGGGCTGAAGCTGATCACGCGCAACCTGCTCGGGCTGACGCGGCGCCAGGCCATGCGGATCATTGCGGACGCCGTGGCCGACGATCGCCGTTTCGATGAAGCCGACATCAACACGGTACTGGTTCGCAAGCGCCAGACGCTGTATCAGACTGGCCTGCTCGAGTACGTCGAGGCACCGGTCAGTCTCGACGAGATCGGTGGGCTTGCGCGGCTCAAGCACTGGCTCGCCCAGCGCCAGCACGCGCTCAGCGACGCGGCCCGTGACTTCGGCCTGGGGCATCCGCGCGGCGTACTGATGCTGGGGGTGCAGGGGGCGGGCAAGAGTCTCTGCGCCAAGGCCATCGCCACCGCCTGGCAGCGTCCGCTGCTGCGCATGGATGTCGGCGCGCTGTACGACCGCTACGTGGGTGAGTCGGAGCGGCGGTTACGCGATGCGTTTCGCCAGGCGGAAGCCATGGCGCCGCTGATCCTGTGGATCGACGAGATCGAGAAGGCCTTTGCCTCGGCCGCCAGCCGCAGTACGGACGGCGGTCTGTCGCAGCGCATGTTCGGTGCGCTGCTGACGTGGATGCAGGAGCATCGCGCCCCCGTCTTCCTCGTGGCGACGGCCAACGATATCGAGGCCCTCCCGCCCGAACTGCTCCGCAAAGGGCGCTTCGACGAGATCTTCTTCGTGGATCTGCCCACCCGCGCCACGCGCGAACAGATTTTCGCCATCCACTTGCGGAAGCGGAACCGTGATCCGGCCCGGTTCGATGTGGCGGAACTCGCGGCCGCGACCGAGGGCTTCAGTGGCGCGGAGATCGAGCAAGCCATCGTTGCTGCGCTGCATACGGCGTTCGACCAGCAGTCCGAGCTAACCACCGACCACATCCGTACGGTGCTCGTCGACTCGCCCCCCCTCTCCGTCACCATGGCCGAGCGCGTTGCGGCCCTGCGGGCGTGGGCCGAAGGCCGCTGCCTGCCGGCAGATTGA
- a CDS encoding Hsp20/alpha crystallin family protein translates to MSAANLEKRETTPVQAERVRGGRSYIPAVDIVELRDELLLLADVPGARAEDIDVNYERGELRLSVKIEARQGPETPWLVREYGIGDFVRTFQVGEGIDATKIAAEVMNGVLTLHLPKAEAAKTRRIEVRAV, encoded by the coding sequence ATGAGTGCTGCAAATCTTGAGAAGCGCGAAACCACGCCCGTGCAGGCCGAACGGGTCCGCGGTGGTCGGTCGTACATTCCGGCCGTCGACATCGTGGAATTGCGGGATGAGCTGTTGCTGCTGGCGGATGTGCCGGGAGCGCGGGCGGAAGACATCGACGTGAACTACGAGCGCGGCGAGCTGCGGCTCAGTGTGAAGATCGAGGCCCGGCAGGGTCCGGAAACCCCGTGGCTCGTGCGTGAGTACGGCATCGGCGACTTTGTCCGCACGTTCCAGGTCGGCGAAGGTATCGATGCGACGAAGATCGCGGCCGAGGTGATGAACGGCGTGCTGACGTTGCACTTGCCGAAGGCCGAGGCCGCGAAGACCCGGAGAATCGAGGTACGCGCGGTCTAG
- a CDS encoding prepilin-type N-terminal cleavage/methylation domain-containing protein, whose translation MARSTGTRAPAFSLVELVVVIVIIGILAAIAVPRLSRGSAGASQSAVSANLATVRAAIELYAAEHGGNYPGPDAAGFVSKLTMFTSYAGATSATKDTTHKFGPYLLAIPPCPVGENASKPSAANVLISATSPPTPDPSGGEGWVYNPNTGEFLPNTTQMDDSGNPFNGY comes from the coding sequence ATGGCGCGAAGCACTGGCACCCGCGCACCCGCCTTCTCACTTGTGGAACTCGTCGTTGTTATTGTAATCATCGGGATTCTGGCGGCGATCGCCGTTCCGCGTCTCAGCCGTGGTTCGGCGGGTGCCTCGCAGTCGGCGGTGTCGGCGAATCTCGCCACCGTCCGCGCCGCGATCGAGCTCTACGCAGCGGAGCATGGCGGAAACTACCCCGGACCCGACGCCGCCGGGTTCGTCAGTAAGCTGACGATGTTCACCTCGTATGCCGGCGCCACGAGCGCCACTAAGGATACGACCCACAAGTTCGGACCGTACCTGCTTGCCATTCCGCCGTGCCCGGTGGGTGAGAACGCCAGCAAGCCGAGTGCAGCGAATGTCCTGATCTCCGCGACGAGTCCGCCGACGCCGGACCCGAGTGGTGGCGAGGGTTGGGTCTACAACCCGAACACGGGTGAGTTCCTGCCGAACACGACTCAGATGGATGACTCCGGAAACCCTTTCAACGGGTACTAG
- a CDS encoding type II secretion system protein — protein MQRATRPIRLRGFTLMELVVSLAASAVLLAGMASAIMIASRALPGSEQELDAEVQALLALEQLATEIAGAIAVPERTARALTLIVPDRNDDSHDEVIRYTWDGQTGSPLLRTYNGGKARAVLTRLGAFTFRYEVQTIQLAELSLEETQSAELSLAAVDTTHSLADQDIAVNRWHGQFFRPTFADVSNVESWRLSRIFLRVRRSGWATGESWVEAFRADAQNHPTGAVLARGRLEEYGLTSSFVWREVPLTMTAELAPWEGVCIVVRPRLNSPTGRLRYTTQQQATPAVTRLWSDTGGYTWQAYSGESLLFVARGWVTTLEPAAPTTRQKLVRIGVLVQLEGMTRPVVEVAFPLLNPPEVGP, from the coding sequence ATGCAGCGTGCGACCCGCCCAATCCGACTCCGCGGCTTCACGCTCATGGAGCTGGTGGTCAGTCTGGCCGCGTCGGCCGTGCTGCTGGCTGGCATGGCCTCGGCGATCATGATTGCCTCGCGGGCACTGCCCGGGTCTGAGCAGGAACTGGATGCGGAGGTTCAAGCGCTGCTGGCGCTGGAACAACTCGCAACGGAGATTGCCGGCGCCATCGCAGTACCCGAACGCACGGCGCGGGCTCTGACACTGATCGTCCCGGACCGCAACGACGACAGCCATGACGAAGTGATCCGGTATACCTGGGACGGCCAGACGGGCAGCCCACTGCTGCGGACGTACAATGGCGGCAAAGCGCGCGCGGTGCTCACCCGCCTGGGGGCGTTCACGTTTCGTTATGAGGTTCAGACGATCCAGTTGGCGGAACTGAGTCTCGAGGAGACCCAGTCCGCGGAACTGTCGCTGGCTGCGGTGGATACGACGCATTCCCTGGCGGATCAGGACATCGCAGTCAATCGCTGGCATGGGCAGTTCTTTCGACCGACCTTTGCGGATGTGTCCAATGTCGAGTCGTGGCGACTGTCACGCATCTTTCTGCGGGTACGGCGTTCGGGCTGGGCCACCGGGGAGTCGTGGGTGGAGGCCTTCCGGGCTGATGCACAGAACCACCCGACAGGCGCTGTACTCGCGCGTGGGCGGCTGGAAGAGTACGGGCTCACGAGCAGTTTTGTGTGGCGGGAAGTGCCGCTCACCATGACGGCAGAACTCGCACCGTGGGAGGGCGTCTGCATCGTGGTACGCCCGCGTCTCAACTCCCCGACCGGCCGCTTGCGGTACACGACGCAGCAACAGGCCACCCCGGCCGTGACGCGGCTCTGGAGCGATACGGGGGGATACACTTGGCAGGCGTATTCGGGGGAGTCCCTGCTCTTCGTGGCGCGCGGTTGGGTGACGACCCTGGAACCAGCGGCTCCGACCACACGTCAAAAGCTGGTTCGCATTGGCGTGCTGGTGCAGTTGGAAGGGATGACCCGACCGGTCGTGGAGGTGGCATTTCCCTTGCTGAATCCGCCGGAGGTGGGGCCATGA
- a CDS encoding Hsp20/alpha crystallin family protein, translating into MNLIPWRNKSQAPVRKSEASHSQGTLRAEFDRLWEQFLDAPWGTSLGSVLGGVLPRIDITETDAALTVRAEVPGLTASDVQIEITSNQLSLSGEKRKEREEVRGEVHCSECEFGSFRRSVPLPPGIDTEQVSATCQEGVLTIVLPKRPDARKQLVKVRTA; encoded by the coding sequence ATGAACCTGATTCCATGGAGGAACAAAAGCCAAGCGCCCGTACGTAAGAGTGAGGCATCCCATTCGCAGGGGACGTTGCGCGCGGAGTTCGATCGCCTTTGGGAGCAGTTTCTGGACGCCCCCTGGGGAACGTCACTGGGGAGCGTCCTCGGAGGTGTCCTGCCGCGAATCGACATCACGGAAACGGATGCGGCCCTTACCGTGCGGGCTGAAGTGCCGGGTTTGACGGCGTCGGATGTTCAGATCGAGATCACCAGCAACCAGTTGTCACTCTCTGGTGAGAAACGCAAGGAGCGTGAGGAGGTGCGTGGCGAGGTGCACTGCAGCGAATGCGAATTCGGCAGCTTCCGTCGCAGCGTGCCCCTCCCGCCGGGGATCGATACCGAGCAGGTCAGCGCCACCTGCCAGGAAGGTGTGCTGACGATCGTACTGCCGAAACGCCCCGACGCCCGTAAGCAACTTGTGAAAGTCCGGACCGCCTGA
- a CDS encoding type II secretion system F family protein produces MMQFVFEAMQSDGRTVVDRLEAGGRTEAVAALRERGLIVLRLDEQVVAAKAATAAWLNRWSQGITLRDTVLLTRQLQMLLEAGCPLVPALVAAESQTTKPLMRAILHRVRIRVEEGESLSAALADERRHFDPVFLSMVAAGEATATLPKVFGRLAALAQQQQQARRMLTGALLYPAVLCVMLTAVMLVLLFFVVPRFRTLFLSLNSPLPPTTLLLFDLSRWLATWWPAVATAVVLLGFGVVLALHLPRTRTALDGLLLRLPLVGRVLARLTLAKVLRVWAAMLRSHVPLLETIDQSREAVRNARFLRMLEDVKESVSSGGRVGQALHDAQLADPIVVSAIRTGEENGRLSEAIDFVSGWVDEDNATLLQGLTRLAEPLLLALMGVVVGFVAMSLFLPLFDLATAG; encoded by the coding sequence GTGATGCAGTTCGTCTTTGAAGCCATGCAGTCCGATGGGCGCACGGTGGTGGACCGGCTTGAAGCCGGCGGCCGCACCGAGGCGGTCGCGGCGCTGCGCGAGCGCGGGCTGATCGTGCTGCGCCTCGATGAGCAGGTCGTGGCTGCGAAGGCCGCGACCGCGGCCTGGTTGAACCGTTGGAGCCAGGGCATCACGTTGCGCGACACCGTGCTGCTGACGCGGCAACTGCAAATGCTGCTGGAAGCCGGCTGCCCGCTTGTGCCAGCCCTTGTGGCCGCGGAGAGCCAGACCACCAAACCGCTCATGCGCGCGATCCTGCACCGGGTGCGCATCCGGGTCGAGGAAGGTGAAAGTCTGAGTGCGGCGTTGGCGGACGAGCGTCGCCATTTTGACCCCGTGTTCCTTAGCATGGTTGCGGCGGGCGAGGCCACGGCGACGCTGCCGAAGGTCTTCGGGCGGCTGGCAGCGCTCGCGCAGCAGCAACAGCAGGCCCGGCGCATGCTGACTGGTGCCCTCCTGTATCCGGCAGTGCTGTGCGTGATGCTGACGGCGGTGATGCTCGTCCTACTCTTCTTCGTCGTGCCGCGGTTTCGCACGCTGTTCCTGAGTCTGAACTCCCCTTTGCCGCCCACGACGCTGTTGCTGTTTGATCTCTCACGCTGGCTGGCAACGTGGTGGCCAGCGGTTGCGACCGCCGTGGTGCTGCTGGGGTTCGGCGTGGTGCTTGCACTGCATCTGCCGCGGACACGAACGGCGCTGGACGGGCTGCTCCTGCGATTGCCGCTGGTGGGTCGTGTGTTGGCGCGCCTCACGCTCGCGAAGGTGCTGCGCGTCTGGGCGGCGATGCTGCGCTCGCACGTACCCCTGCTCGAGACCATCGACCAGTCTCGCGAGGCGGTCCGAAATGCGCGCTTCCTCCGGATGCTGGAGGATGTCAAGGAATCCGTGTCGTCCGGGGGTCGGGTCGGGCAGGCGCTGCATGATGCGCAGCTCGCGGATCCGATCGTGGTGTCGGCCATCCGTACGGGGGAGGAGAATGGCCGGCTTTCGGAGGCAATAGACTTCGTTTCCGGCTGGGTCGACGAGGACAATGCGACGCTCCTGCAGGGTCTGACCCGCCTCGCAGAGCCGTTACTGCTCGCACTGATGGGCGTGGTGGTCGGATTTGTTGCGATGTCGCTGTTCCTGCCCTTGTTCGACCTGGCGACGGCCGGGTAG
- a CDS encoding PilN domain-containing protein: MTCSINLVPEVRLHARARVRRRMRWLVAAGLLASINLLIGLGHLAMYRSVQTSTRELEFVQGQRGDVERRLVALLTQRDALLEQLERALRARQLQPWPGRLVRLHEIMPEGVFLTTLSLASEDEAPESRGRRTVRPAGTGAVPANETRAGGARVELRGFAVDHPALLQFLQALRELPDWRVVELIRAEREPFGSGAAVAFDLLCQPREGSP; encoded by the coding sequence ATGACCTGCTCGATCAACCTCGTGCCGGAAGTCCGCCTGCATGCCCGGGCACGGGTACGGCGACGCATGCGTTGGCTCGTGGCCGCCGGGCTGCTGGCGAGCATCAACCTGCTGATCGGCTTGGGCCATCTGGCGATGTACCGCAGCGTCCAGACTTCCACACGTGAGCTCGAATTCGTCCAGGGGCAGCGCGGCGACGTCGAGCGGCGCCTGGTGGCACTGCTTACGCAACGCGATGCGCTGCTGGAGCAGCTCGAGCGCGCGCTCCGGGCCCGGCAGTTGCAACCCTGGCCGGGGCGCCTGGTGCGGCTGCACGAAATCATGCCCGAGGGCGTCTTCCTGACAACTCTTTCGCTGGCGAGCGAGGATGAGGCCCCCGAGAGTCGGGGCCGGCGCACCGTGCGGCCGGCGGGCACCGGGGCGGTGCCGGCGAACGAGACCCGTGCGGGCGGCGCTCGTGTGGAGTTGCGGGGCTTTGCCGTGGATCACCCGGCGCTGTTGCAGTTTCTGCAAGCCCTGCGAGAGTTGCCCGACTGGCGCGTCGTCGAACTGATCCGTGCGGAGCGCGAGCCCTTCGGGTCCGGGGCGGCGGTGGCTTTTGACCTGCTCTGTCAGCCCCGGGAGGGTTCACCATGA
- a CDS encoding tetratricopeptide repeat protein encodes MPTPLIRRLMYSDAVLTLYAAPPARFYTNRLRRLAVLPITLLLLGCTELPPTARDEGQAHWNTARAQVKARMASDQVDAGNLVAAERTIAEAQRLTPEDVELYALRARIWLASGRSVEALELLAKYPEEGPSAAVCAYLRGIIQQQQQRWELARDEYQRAVRGAPDEWSYLAALVQTQLQLRQPDAALAELHMQRDRFGWEAAWHAAVAECHEQRGDWQSAVGAWQQAAVNPAADREHTERLAEALCNAGRYAEAIPLLEGLSQADPTAPHLRLRLAEAYFGAGLFAAARPHLAVVLAQDRRHVAALRLLACCLAGDGDVAAGLATVEQALQTAPQDLRSLEVAVVLAWRSGADKPYGEYARRLRALRPDSPVVIRLEQLGD; translated from the coding sequence ATGCCCACACCCCTCATACGCCGCCTGATGTACTCGGATGCCGTGCTCACACTGTATGCAGCGCCACCAGCCCGGTTCTACACGAATCGTCTCCGGCGACTCGCCGTCCTGCCGATCACACTGCTGCTGCTGGGCTGCACCGAGTTGCCGCCGACCGCTCGCGATGAAGGCCAGGCCCACTGGAACACCGCCCGCGCCCAAGTTAAGGCCCGCATGGCTTCCGACCAGGTCGATGCCGGCAACCTGGTCGCTGCCGAGCGGACCATCGCCGAGGCCCAGCGCCTGACGCCCGAGGATGTCGAGCTCTATGCTTTGCGTGCCCGGATCTGGCTCGCCTCCGGCCGAAGTGTCGAAGCCCTGGAGCTGCTTGCAAAGTATCCGGAAGAGGGTCCGTCGGCCGCGGTCTGTGCCTATCTGCGCGGCATCATTCAGCAACAGCAGCAACGCTGGGAGCTGGCTCGTGACGAATACCAGCGGGCGGTGCGCGGCGCACCGGACGAATGGTCTTATCTCGCCGCACTGGTGCAGACTCAGCTTCAACTGCGCCAGCCCGATGCCGCCCTCGCCGAACTCCACATGCAGCGGGACCGTTTTGGCTGGGAAGCTGCATGGCACGCCGCCGTCGCCGAATGTCATGAGCAGCGCGGCGACTGGCAGTCCGCCGTCGGCGCCTGGCAGCAGGCCGCCGTCAACCCCGCCGCCGACCGAGAGCACACCGAGCGTCTTGCCGAGGCCCTCTGCAACGCGGGCCGGTACGCCGAAGCGATTCCACTGCTCGAGGGCCTGTCCCAGGCGGATCCCACGGCACCCCATCTGCGTCTCCGTCTTGCCGAGGCGTATTTCGGTGCCGGCCTCTTTGCAGCAGCACGCCCCCACCTCGCCGTCGTACTTGCACAGGACCGCAGGCACGTAGCCGCGCTGCGCTTACTGGCCTGCTGTCTGGCGGGGGACGGTGATGTGGCCGCTGGCCTTGCCACGGTCGAGCAAGCACTACAGACAGCGCCCCAGGACCTGCGGAGTCTTGAGGTGGCGGTTGTGTTGGCGTGGCGCAGCGGCGCGGACAAACCGTACGGGGAGTACGCACGGCGATTACGGGCTCTGCGCCCGGATAGCCCCGTCGTAATCCGGCTGGAACAGCTCGGCGACTGA
- a CDS encoding LamG domain-containing protein: MRRRPSAQPSPATRRATVYLATLGCALLVTLAGVSAVLATRVRHRMVAADTDHAATRYLAQSGVDLAQYIMALNPNWRTEYGSGVWFEDEPIGAGLLTLVVSDPGDGDVSVGICDAVLVRSTAQQGAARFSLEVMLVADAVGRDPLADVLARMAPLAWWRLGETDGTQSVDAAGNFVGLYRNGVQVGAHVPQRCDRAAYFDGVDDLVDIPHAPEFLLDSGSVHFWFITDVATGPRGLWTKDAQLYGSGGHFGIWIDNSRVRTRIQSLTASYEIVSGVVPTNTWHQVVVTFGDTGLRLYVNGVQVASNAYKGGWGTTSGGSGNTEPIGIGVNTSNSHAGVTSGWVNPFRGMIDEVALFDRILTAAEVAALYQAGSTHPPHTLRTVPGTWTHVVP, translated from the coding sequence ATGCGAAGGCGCCCGTCGGCGCAACCTTCCCCGGCCACACGGCGGGCTACCGTGTATCTTGCCACGCTGGGGTGCGCCCTGCTGGTAACCCTGGCTGGCGTGTCAGCGGTGCTGGCGACCCGGGTGCGCCACCGCATGGTGGCGGCGGACACGGACCATGCAGCGACGCGCTACCTGGCGCAGTCCGGTGTTGATCTGGCACAATACATCATGGCGCTCAACCCGAACTGGCGGACGGAGTACGGAAGCGGAGTATGGTTCGAGGACGAGCCGATCGGTGCCGGGCTCCTCACATTGGTGGTCAGCGACCCGGGGGACGGCGATGTCAGTGTCGGAATCTGCGATGCCGTTCTTGTACGTTCGACGGCACAACAGGGGGCGGCCCGTTTCAGTCTGGAGGTCATGCTGGTTGCGGATGCGGTCGGGCGCGACCCGCTTGCAGACGTGCTGGCCCGCATGGCCCCGCTGGCCTGGTGGCGCCTTGGCGAAACAGACGGCACACAGTCGGTCGACGCCGCCGGGAATTTCGTCGGTCTGTATCGGAACGGTGTGCAGGTGGGCGCGCATGTGCCGCAGCGTTGTGATCGGGCTGCGTACTTCGACGGCGTCGATGATCTCGTAGATATCCCGCACGCGCCGGAGTTCCTGCTCGATTCCGGAAGTGTGCACTTTTGGTTCATCACCGATGTGGCCACGGGGCCGCGCGGGCTGTGGACGAAAGATGCCCAACTTTACGGTTCCGGCGGCCACTTCGGGATTTGGATCGACAATTCGCGGGTCCGCACGCGGATTCAAAGTCTGACAGCCAGCTACGAAATCGTATCGGGGGTGGTGCCGACCAACACGTGGCATCAGGTGGTCGTTACCTTCGGCGACACGGGGCTGCGGCTCTATGTGAACGGTGTGCAAGTCGCATCCAACGCGTACAAGGGTGGCTGGGGTACTACTTCCGGTGGCAGCGGCAACACCGAACCGATCGGTATTGGCGTGAACACCAGTAATTCGCATGCCGGTGTGACTTCGGGCTGGGTCAATCCGTTCCGCGGCATGATCGACGAAGTCGCCTTGTTTGACCGGATCCTCACGGCCGCCGAGGTCGCGGCACTCTACCAGGCGGGTTCGACGCACCCACCGCATACCTTGCGCACTGTCCCGGGTACGTGGACCCACGTCGTGCCCTGA
- the chrA gene encoding chromate efflux transporter yields MGPGSAPPQVPPDTRSSRLRELALVFLKLGTVSFGGPAAHTALMEEECVRRRNWLGRRDFLDLVSATNLIPGPNSTELAIHIGHRRAGVAGLLVAGSCFILPATLIVLCCAWVYVRVGTLPQLAGALYGVKPVVVAIIALALVRFARTALHGPRLLILGVAALAAVCGGLHELLVLGTAGLLAAVLPPTRGLPPRAGAAVVLLGALPTPRATAAAAGLLATTTTATTFGLLPLFLFFAKVGSVLFGSGYVLLAFLQSDLVDRWQWLSTEELLDAVAIGQVTPGPLFTTATFIGYVLAGVPGAAVATVGIFLPAFVFVAVSAPFIPRLRQSQRLGRALDGLNVASLALMFAVSWQLACASVVDLLTLGLAVGAGVVLARRWLGSACLVLAGGLFGAGLGHFGWAG; encoded by the coding sequence ATGGGGCCCGGCAGCGCTCCGCCACAGGTTCCACCGGACACACGGAGCAGCCGCCTGCGCGAACTTGCACTGGTTTTTCTCAAGCTGGGCACGGTGTCTTTCGGTGGGCCCGCCGCGCACACCGCGCTGATGGAGGAGGAGTGTGTCCGGCGGCGGAATTGGTTGGGGCGGCGGGACTTCCTGGACCTCGTTTCCGCGACGAATCTCATCCCGGGACCCAACTCCACGGAACTCGCCATTCACATCGGCCACCGCCGCGCAGGAGTGGCCGGGCTGCTCGTCGCGGGCAGTTGCTTCATCCTTCCCGCAACGCTGATTGTGCTGTGCTGTGCATGGGTCTACGTGCGGGTCGGAACGCTCCCGCAGTTGGCGGGCGCGCTCTACGGCGTGAAGCCGGTGGTGGTCGCCATCATTGCGCTGGCACTCGTGCGTTTCGCTCGTACGGCCCTGCACGGCCCGCGCCTGCTGATCCTGGGCGTTGCCGCCCTTGCGGCCGTCTGTGGCGGACTGCATGAATTGCTCGTACTGGGCACGGCGGGGTTGCTCGCAGCGGTTCTGCCGCCAACGAGGGGTTTGCCGCCGAGGGCGGGGGCCGCCGTGGTGCTTCTAGGAGCGCTACCGACCCCGCGCGCCACCGCAGCCGCGGCTGGGTTGCTGGCTACGACCACCACAGCCACCACCTTCGGGCTGCTGCCGCTATTTCTGTTCTTTGCCAAGGTGGGATCCGTGCTGTTTGGCAGCGGGTATGTGCTGCTGGCGTTCCTGCAGAGCGACCTGGTGGATCGCTGGCAGTGGTTGTCCACAGAGGAACTGCTCGATGCGGTCGCCATCGGCCAGGTGACACCGGGCCCCTTGTTCACAACGGCGACGTTCATCGGCTACGTGCTCGCAGGTGTTCCGGGGGCGGCTGTTGCGACGGTGGGCATTTTTCTGCCGGCGTTCGTCTTCGTCGCAGTCAGTGCGCCGTTCATCCCGCGTCTGCGGCAGTCGCAGCGGCTGGGCCGGGCGCTGGACGGGCTGAACGTCGCCTCCCTGGCGCTGATGTTTGCGGTCTCATGGCAACTCGCGTGCGCGTCGGTGGTGGACCTGCTGACGCTGGGACTGGCGGTGGGGGCGGGAGTGGTGCTCGCGCGGCGGTGGCTCGGCTCGGCGTGTCTGGTTCTGGCCGGTGGGCTGTTCGGCGCAGGTCTTGGGCACTTCGGCTGGGCGGGTTGA
- a CDS encoding Hsp20/alpha crystallin family protein, with translation MTRRFVPLTPFMDLRREMDRLLDTFGGEGQGDPRFQPFPALNLWEQQDKLMVEAEVPGLKMEHLEIAIQGNELTLKGQRQPPVGDDAVYHRRERGIGEFTRFLTLPVEIEAERVEAVLKNGVLTISLPKAEQARARKITVRSA, from the coding sequence ATGACGCGACGATTCGTGCCGCTGACCCCTTTCATGGATCTGCGGCGCGAGATGGATCGGCTGCTCGACACTTTTGGGGGTGAAGGCCAAGGCGACCCGCGCTTCCAGCCGTTTCCCGCCCTGAACCTGTGGGAGCAGCAGGACAAGCTGATGGTCGAGGCCGAGGTGCCGGGCCTGAAGATGGAGCATCTCGAAATCGCGATCCAAGGGAATGAGTTGACCCTTAAGGGACAGCGCCAGCCGCCCGTCGGCGATGATGCCGTGTACCACCGGCGCGAGCGTGGCATCGGCGAGTTCACGCGCTTCCTGACGCTCCCGGTCGAGATCGAGGCCGAGCGCGTGGAGGCGGTGCTGAAGAATGGTGTACTGACGATTTCGTTGCCCAAGGCGGAGCAGGCCCGCGCCCGCAAGATCACCGTGCGCTCGGCGTGA